The following nucleotide sequence is from Coffea eugenioides isolate CCC68of chromosome 3, Ceug_1.0, whole genome shotgun sequence.
ATGTTTACTTTATGCTTATATGTTTACTTCAATTTGGCCAAGCTAGACTGACTGTAAATCTAAGAAGCTCAGGCCACTTTGTCCAAGTTAAAGTACTATGAATTATCTGGTATACATTAATGTTTGTATACGTGACtagtaccaaaaaaaaaaatcttatttggactgtagacaaagaaaatttatttaatttattttagtcaagatttatttaaattaaatcgatcttgattaaattaaattaaattatagaagtcCATCATGTTTTGGACTGGCAAATTGGGCCAATATTATATGGATTATGGACTactaaatcaaattaaattcatATGCCCATTTAAGTTGGAGTGAATTAATCGATTTATTAATTCACCATGAGCCATTTGGATTGGCCCACTATTTAAACCCAAGTGAAATGAGTTTCTTAACTTACAAGTTACCCACAATACAGGAGGATTCCGGAGGGTTTTCTTGAAGACCTAACctacatattttggctataaataaaGGTCTTCCCTCAAggcaaaaaaaatagaaaaatcccgaacattcggagaaactctgtcaaattctttcaagagctttcttcctcaaatccaagtccaagtcaagtcaaacaaatcctcctgctatcggtgttgaagacttgaagttccaagtgtttgacgccgtcatcaaatcaatcgttttCTACACCGAAATTGTAGGAAACACCCATTCGATTGAAGAACAAGTCTTTTCGACCCTTCAATTGAAGTTAttcgaagaaaagaatcagGGGATTAAATTCTTTGATTTAAGAATTTTTAGAGATTGTAACCCGCTTATTgtttaatttaataaatttgatatttgtgcaagttttcttgtcttttattttaggcaacaCAATTTGTGCTTACATGGACAActaagcaaatttttttttaatgagtaaatatttaattttataGGTTCTTATTCACATCAAACATATTTGCTTTCTATACTGACCTTGCATACAAGATTAAAGCAAAACAAGGGCGGTTCTATGTTTCACTGAACAACAAAACTGGATTGGGGATCGATCAATGGGAGTGAATTTTGATGAAGTTTGATTGATCTTGGCAATGCATCAAGCGAAGTTAAAACATCTCTCGAACAGCCAGAAAAACAAAGAGAagcactaaaagaaaaaaaaaaagaactaaaatgcATATAGGACCAATCAACAAGAAATGAAAGCATCTTTCACATGGCCAATAAAAACAGGGTGAAACACCAAAAATAAGAATATGAGAAATCAAATACCTGCATCTCATAAAGCTGCAGCCTTTAATGCGCTCAACATGATTGTGGCATCCGGGGCACTTAGTCCATCTCTGAGCCTTCACAAGCTCTTCAAATAAGATATCATTTTCATGTTCCTGGGATCCCTTTGCATGCATCTCCTCACATACATTCCATGGAAGAATACAATCGAAACAGAAGAATTTCTTGCACATTGGACATTCTGATTTCCTCAGATTTTCCTGACAACATTCATCAAGGATCAGCTCTGAGCAATCGGGATTCGGGCAGTAGCATTTTCTTAACCCTGTGACAGCATTTTCACAAAGCAGAACACACCATCTCGTAAAGAGTTTTTTTGCGATGATTTTTTCGCATTCAAATTGATCCAACTGTTCCATGCATCCTACTTGAGGGCATGTTATGTTGAGAACTTTTCCATCAACCTTTGCAGCAATATAATTCTCAATACATCTATCTCTGCCGCTAAATACCCTTGTTTTTTGGATCTTCCTCGCGCATATTTGACAAGTAGGAGCCTTAACATTTTTTTCAGCATTTtcaccttttcttcttcttctattttcCTCTTTAAGCTCCGTGTAACTCCTCTCCATTGAACAAAGTAAAACTCATAGTACCTAGAAAAATTAATACAAGATTCTTAATAAATGTGGCTCAGATTTTCTAAAGAATGCATAGGAATAAATGCAAAATTATGTACTATTTGTTCTGATGATTATGTCAGTGGAAGTATAAGAATTCTGCACAtgatttaaaccctaaaccctaaattTCTTCATGGCTGATGAGTAGCAATATAAACAGAGATTTTTCTAAACCCTTCTGGACAAAGATTACCTCTGAAAGTCTAATCCTCCATTCGAATGTAATCAGAGCTGAAATCACCGtctcttttcttcccttatctTCAGACAGGTTTAACCTTTTCTCCTTCCATACTCAATGGACTTCTACATTTATTATTCTTCGAGTTGAAAAATACATGTGAATACCATGATTAATAACAAAGGAAAAATGTAATTTTGGTCCTAAAGTTTCTCAAAGTAGCGATACTAGTCCCCAAAAGTTGCCCTAACGTAAATCTGGTCCCTAATGATTTCAATTTGAAGTATATTTAGAACAATTGACTTATTTTTATCAATTCTTACTGAAATATTGGCAAGTGCAGTAATGTGTTTTGCTTTAATGTTCCCAAAGTTTAACTTTTCACTGGCCAAAAAAATACTTTAGTATGAGCAACTATGACCCCAATGTTGACATCTATGGAAAAATTACAAGAATCGAAGTGGATCCATTTATTGAAGGTTTCCgatcattcattttttttaattcttagAGATATGTTGCTTCATGATTCTTCGGATTATCTTGAAttgtccaaaattttcttttgtctCCAAAGCTTTGACTGCTTTTTTGAGGGCACAGTTTTggtctcaatttttttttttttggaggagaagggaaaagaaagaaggtcTGGATTGGAAATGATTATGGGGATGCCCCaatgtgtgtttttttttaatatatttatgttaatgtctcttttattttctctcttAGATTCATTTAATGCGTGTGTTTATGAAATTAATTAATCATTAATGTCAATAAATTGTTGCTTAATTTTTTAAACGAAAATTTTCAGCATGGGACACGTGACCGCATTCGGTGCTATTCGagtaggaattgagaaaaagcaGCCAATTGCCTTAAATGTGCTTCAAATTTGAAACACTTAGGGCTAAATTTGCTTTGCCCCAAACTTTGGGGACTAGTGTCACTATTCTGTCAAACTTTGAGGATCAAAACTACATTTTACTCTAATAACAAAAGGTAACATTTTGTTGTGGCAAATTTTAGTGGGAAGCGGCTGACTTCCAGCATCACCATTAaggtgatgaccactggaccaaatggccagtggcgGTGCGTATCCTATTTACTTCTTTAATTAAACTATGTAGATCTTGAGTACGGGTGGGTGACTTTTACTGTATTTATATCACCATTTAGGGTAAAAGGCTTCGTCCATTAACcactgacgggtattttacatacgtacaagttaaaaaaccgaattacacccgttcactgcaagtatacagatcaactagtagtttagggtatatatcgggtcgatcccacagggaagagtgaacaattaccggtattactaaagtttctctattatttagactatcaatgaatgataagaaatttaacctactgcacttatacaagaaattaacaaataaaagctccttaggttgtggtatccctaactactcatgcaagtgttatatttggatcattgaatactacatctaggctaattatggtgtaatttccttatgcatttgaatcctactttcgtagtgaatcaattatacttataactaatccatacctattctcatggttatgaaattagctacaagttcatttcttcagtgaaattacatgaaatgaatcactaaaaccacatagatgcacctctactttcgtgagtgtactccctatgtttagcacttcttgaactagtgttaaatctcaattttcattgcagaaacaacaccttagataatcacaattaatggtaccagattaatcatgatttaaagagccaaagtgctaaataacttgctcaaatcatagcaatcaaataaccaaagaaTAAACACtcacaatcatagaaagttcaaccaaacccaaggtataaactttaaagacacatattaaacacaaaatccagaacttgtatattaactaaacttggaatcaaatacaaaagataaagatttggaaggaatacaacccttgtcacatgagctttcttccttgccttcttcatcctccatcttcatcctaatctagataataaacaagaatggaaaagctacactactctacactaagctaaactaacactaggaagatgaaagagctacatttctgcagactccaagcttctcccgtagctctctctatttttctgctatggactccaatctcccctccttttaacttttgcaatgcatttggctattttaatgatgaaaggtggtcaagaaatgaggattacatctcccttttacagctgggaatgtttctcacatgtatagcatcccatgtgagttggtggaagtgaaattgagttttatgcgtacagagcagccttttctgactcTGGTCTgctacagtgatccgagctgatacagtacctcggatccactaacccagaaacagccgagggttcggatgaatagtggatccgagtgtggatcacttgctctgtttttggcccaacttcaaccgatcttttcttgatgataaaagctgatttagctcttgaccaaaacataaaacttgtagccctttgagttagctttccaatgcatcaagaatcacctcatttggatctgtgtaggctgagaaatgaccgaaatacccttacctgctcattgccctgttccagtttcgaccagtagaaatttgctattgtaattcggcattttgacctggaaaaccttcaaactggatttagatgtcttcaccaaagttgtagatctatctcttatcttcaaattggttcaagaatcatcttaatccgatcattgtagctcaagttatagccgaaatacgaaaatgtgtcaaaactgtcaaaatacacaaaatccaagtaaaaagtgataaaaacctcatttaatcacttaaaagcatttttcaccaattatagccaaaatgattcatattctaccaataatataactaaagtgactaaaaataatataaaatatcatacaattattacgtaaattagtcacttatcaaactcccccacacttgaaccattgcttgtcctcaagcaataagaaatacaaaccaacaatgatccaaaatttgaaaataaacatatgtagcatttcaacttcatttcctcaaaacaaagtaaataaccattatgcaattattcaattaaagttcaagtactcataatatcgagtaaaggagagccaattataccaccattataacaaattcaagtcaatttctcatccttaaccaatttcatacgcaagtaactcatatggccaataa
It contains:
- the LOC113766744 gene encoding probable E3 ubiquitin-protein ligase RNF217 — protein: MERSYTELKEENRRRRKGENAEKNVKAPTCQICARKIQKTRVFSGRDRCIENYIAAKVDGKVLNITCPQVGCMEQLDQFECEKIIAKKLFTRWCVLLCENAVTGLRKCYCPNPDCSELILDECCQENLRKSECPMCKKFFCFDCILPWNVCEEMHAKGSQEHENDILFEELVKAQRWTKCPGCHNHVERIKGCSFMRCRCHTGFCYKCGKQMQPVVSGVERCRCDN